A single region of the Salarias fasciatus unplaced genomic scaffold, fSalaFa1.1, whole genome shotgun sequence genome encodes:
- the LOC115384843 gene encoding uncharacterized protein LOC115384843: MDFPVEAKVHLNGFRDKHQALGILHSHGFRVKDQGPGWVRVEGAFPQLKDVKAQLEQLVQDHGGQNGPPGTVSSYYGSATRNKSRSAERPDSFHHSQQRSPPRPGPETFIIDSDVFKYANRFRKKEMDDILTHHAAFMTEVESGDSSTITVRGKHPKAAAQNLQDLLGHLGKSLRTQEVPRQDMDRNGDALLEKIRKDDNGFNSVLVCETRDGLHLIGPPRESFDLQQQLMRSAGRRGRSFVRGAASRFRSSSTPETRKDRGRRAADESPPPRGATGYSPPGNQDPPAPRDAWDSPDAWEHGAEPDRRRSGFWRRLSLRKRSRSEVRRKPEKPNGVQPTREESRQPNSSSFFAQLFRNPFKKHKNKKHKK, translated from the coding sequence ATGGACTTCCCAGTGGAGGCGAAGGTGCACCTGAATGGGTTCAGAGACAAGCACCAGGCGTTGGGCATTCTCCATTCTCACGGGTTCCGGGTGAAGGATCAGGGTCCAGGTTGGGTCCGGGTTGAAGGTGCTTTTCCACAGCTAAAAGATGTGAAGGCCCAGTTAGAGCAGCTAGTCCAGGACCACGGAGGACAGAATGGTCCACCTGGGACCGTGTCCAGCTACTACGGCAGCGCCACCAGGAACAAGTCGCGGTCCGCAGAGAGGCCTGACTCCTTCCACCACTCCCAGCAGAGGTCGCCCCCCAGGCCCGGGCCAGAGACCTTCATCATCGACTCCGACGTGTTCAAGTACGCCAACCGGTTCAGGAAAAAAGAGATGGACGACATCCTGACCCACCACGCCGCCTTCATGACGGAGGTGGAGAGTGGCGACAGTTCCACCATCACCGTCAGAGGAAAACACCCGAAGGCCGCGGCTCAGAACCTGCAGGATCTCTTAGGTCATCTGGGAAAGTCTCTGCGCACGCAGGAAGTTCCCCGACAGGACATGGACCGGAACGGAGACGCTCTTCTGGAGAAGATCAGAAAAGACGACAACGGTTTCAACTCGGTGCTGGTCTGTGAGACGAGGGACGGACTCCACCTCATCGGACCGCCCAGAGAGAGCTtcgacctccagcagcagctgatgcgCTCGGCAGGACGCAGGGGGCGGAGTTTCGTGCGAGGCGCCGCCTCCCGTTTCCGCAGCAGCTCAACACCCGAAACCCGCAAAGACAGGGGACGACGTGCCGCCGACGAGTCTCCGCCTCCCAGAGGAGCTACAGGATACTCCCCACCCGGGAACCAGGACCCCCCGGCTCCCCGGGATGCCTGGGACTCCCCGGACGCCTGGGAACACGGGGCCGAGCCAGACCGCAGACGCTCAGGGTTTTGGCGGCGGTTGTCCCTCAGGAAGCGAAGCCGCTCTGAGGTCCGTCGGAAGCCCGAGAAGCCGAACGGAGTCCAGCCGACGAGGGAAGAGTCCCGGCAGCCGAACAGCTCCTCCTTCTTCGCTCAGCTGTTCAGGAAtccttttaaaaaacacaaaaacaagaaacacaagaagtga